A genome region from Bradyrhizobium sp. WSM1417 includes the following:
- a CDS encoding flavin reductase family protein has protein sequence MNVVPRDLMTENVVSSADFRGAMRHLTGGVSVITAGRGKDITGMTVTSVSSFSVDPPTLIVSINRDASSFPLIRRHGAFGVNILAADQLDIAERFAGKGGLKGADRFAGARWVTAVSGVPLLVGALSAVDCEVEEIFERHSHGIVIGRVRDVRNSTRNAALAYWHGQYVAVDQDEDALRLADVSVPTKVRRGI, from the coding sequence ATGAATGTAGTGCCCCGCGATCTCATGACCGAAAATGTCGTCTCCTCCGCCGATTTCCGCGGCGCCATGCGCCATCTCACCGGCGGCGTCAGCGTCATCACCGCCGGACGGGGCAAGGACATCACCGGCATGACCGTCACCTCGGTCAGCTCGTTCTCGGTCGATCCGCCGACGCTGATCGTCAGCATCAACCGCGACGCCTCCTCCTTCCCGCTGATCCGGCGCCACGGCGCCTTCGGTGTGAACATCCTCGCGGCCGATCAGCTCGACATCGCCGAGCGCTTTGCCGGCAAGGGCGGGCTCAAGGGTGCCGATCGTTTCGCGGGCGCCAGATGGGTGACCGCCGTCTCGGGTGTTCCGCTGCTGGTGGGCGCATTGTCGGCCGTCGATTGCGAGGTCGAGGAGATATTCGAGCGCCATTCGCACGGCATCGTCATCGGGCGGGTGCGAGACGTCAGGAATTCGACCCGCAACGCTGCGCTGGCCTATTGGCACGGCCAGTACGTGGCGGTGGATCAGGACGAAGACGCACTCCGGCTTGCGGACGTCAGCGTTCCCACCAAGGTCCGGCGCGGCATTTGA
- a CDS encoding ATP-binding cassette domain-containing protein has protein sequence MQTALRTSVPDTELASRAHFAPHARVVREERPVPTSGLPLSIRGLRKSYGDNEVLRGIDLHIPAGQFVAIVGKSGCGKSTLLRLIAGLEKIDAGSISLGDAVKPEDIRVMFQEPRLLPWARVLSNVEVGLGRDRSSSDAHTRADKALTEVGLTDKRDQWPSVLSGGQKQRVALARALVSRPRVLAFDEPLGALDALTRISMQRLLERVWRDQGFTAILVTHDVAEAVALADRVLVIEEGRIAHDVVVNTARPRERGSAELAGLEGSILSHLLSADDRT, from the coding sequence ATGCAGACAGCCCTTCGTACCTCCGTTCCAGACACCGAACTCGCCAGCCGTGCCCATTTCGCGCCTCACGCCCGCGTGGTGCGCGAGGAGCGCCCGGTGCCAACGAGCGGCCTGCCGCTCAGCATCCGTGGCCTGCGCAAATCCTACGGGGACAACGAGGTGCTGCGCGGCATCGACCTGCACATCCCCGCCGGCCAGTTCGTCGCCATCGTGGGAAAAAGCGGCTGCGGCAAGAGCACGCTGCTGCGCCTCATTGCCGGCCTGGAAAAGATCGACGCCGGCAGCATCTCGCTCGGCGACGCCGTGAAGCCCGAGGATATCCGCGTGATGTTCCAGGAGCCTCGGCTGTTGCCTTGGGCCCGCGTTCTCTCCAATGTCGAGGTCGGTCTCGGCCGCGATCGTTCATCCAGTGATGCGCATACACGCGCCGATAAGGCGTTGACCGAGGTTGGACTAACCGACAAGCGCGACCAGTGGCCCTCGGTGCTGTCGGGCGGCCAGAAGCAGCGCGTAGCTCTTGCCCGCGCGCTGGTTTCGCGTCCCCGTGTGCTCGCCTTCGACGAGCCGCTTGGCGCGCTGGACGCGTTGACCCGCATCTCGATGCAGCGGTTGCTGGAGCGCGTCTGGCGCGACCAGGGCTTTACCGCGATCCTGGTGACCCACGATGTCGCCGAGGCGGTCGCGCTGGCCGACCGGGTGCTGGTGATCGAGGAAGGGCGCATCGCCCACGACGTTGTGGTTAACACGGCCCGGCCCCGCGAACGCGGCTCGGCCGAGCTCGCGGGTCTCGAAGGCTCGATCCTGAGCCACCTTTTGTCGGCGGACGATCGTACCTAG
- the ssuC gene encoding aliphatic sulfonate ABC transporter permease SsuC produces the protein MSLIDSVSLPRGLRLPRVDGLIQWIVPLAIIAIWQVASVTGFVPTRVLPAPSDVLLAGWKLLLSGELVRNIWVSFWRASIGFLIGGSIGFAFGLANGLSQLSSKLTDTTLQMVRNVPHLALIPLVILWFGIDESAKLFLVALGVFFPIYLNTLHGIRTVDPQLIEMGRIYGMTDGELFRRVIFPGALPSIFVGIRFALGIMWLTLIVAETIAASSGLGYMAMQAREFMLIDVVVLSILIYALLGKLADSASRVLERLTLSWHPAYWKR, from the coding sequence ATGAGCCTGATCGACAGCGTTTCGCTTCCCCGCGGCTTGCGCCTGCCGCGCGTGGACGGCCTGATCCAGTGGATCGTGCCGCTCGCCATCATTGCGATCTGGCAGGTCGCCAGCGTCACCGGCTTCGTGCCGACGCGGGTGCTGCCGGCGCCGAGCGACGTGTTGCTTGCGGGCTGGAAGCTGCTGCTCTCTGGCGAGCTCGTTCGCAACATCTGGGTCTCGTTCTGGCGCGCCTCGATCGGCTTCCTGATCGGCGGCAGCATCGGCTTCGCGTTCGGTCTTGCCAACGGCCTGTCGCAGCTGTCGTCAAAGCTCACCGACACCACGCTGCAGATGGTGCGCAACGTGCCGCATCTGGCGCTGATCCCACTGGTGATCCTGTGGTTCGGCATCGACGAAAGCGCGAAGCTGTTTTTGGTCGCGCTCGGCGTGTTCTTCCCGATCTACCTCAACACGCTGCACGGCATCCGCACCGTCGATCCCCAGCTGATCGAGATGGGCCGCATCTACGGCATGACCGATGGCGAGCTGTTCCGCCGGGTGATCTTCCCGGGCGCGCTGCCCTCGATCTTCGTCGGCATCCGCTTCGCGCTCGGCATCATGTGGCTGACCTTGATTGTCGCCGAGACCATCGCGGCGTCTTCGGGCCTCGGTTACATGGCGATGCAGGCGCGCGAGTTCATGCTGATCGACGTCGTGGTGCTCTCGATCCTGATCTACGCGCTGCTCGGCAAGCTCGCCGACAGCGCCTCCCGCGTGCTGGAGCGCCTGACGCTCTCCTGGCACCCCGCTTATTGGAAACGCTGA
- the ssuD gene encoding FMNH2-dependent alkanesulfonate monooxygenase codes for MSKQANANILWFLPTHGDGRYLGTGIGGREVNFNYLRQIAQAADQLGYFGVLLPTGRSCEDSWIVASSVAPFTERLRYLVAVRPGLQSPSVAARMTATLDRVTNGRLLVNVVTGGDPVENKGDGIFLAHDERYEVTREFLGVYSELLAGKTVNVEGKHIHVEGGKLLFPPVQSPRPPLYFGGSSDAGIDVAVDTVDKYLTWGEPPALVAEKIAKVREVAAARGRKLSFGIRLHVIVRETNDAAWRAANELIKHVSDETIATAQKNFARMDSVGQQRMAQLYGGKRDKLEIAPNLWAGVGLVRGGAGTALVGDAQTVAARIKEYQDIGIDTFIMSGYPHLEEAYRFAELVFPLLSLEQPSNVTRLHFNGGPFGETVGSDYRPQQQVSQS; via the coding sequence ATGAGCAAGCAAGCGAACGCCAACATCCTCTGGTTCCTGCCGACCCACGGCGACGGCCGCTATCTCGGCACCGGCATCGGCGGCCGCGAGGTCAATTTCAACTATCTGCGCCAGATCGCGCAGGCCGCCGACCAGCTCGGCTATTTCGGTGTGCTGCTGCCGACCGGGCGGTCTTGCGAGGATTCCTGGATCGTCGCCTCCTCGGTCGCGCCGTTCACCGAGCGGCTGCGCTATCTCGTGGCGGTCAGGCCCGGCCTGCAATCGCCGAGCGTGGCCGCGCGCATGACCGCGACGCTCGACCGCGTCACCAACGGCCGGCTCCTGGTCAACGTCGTCACCGGCGGCGATCCCGTCGAGAACAAGGGCGACGGCATCTTCCTCGCCCATGACGAGCGCTACGAGGTCACCCGCGAGTTCCTCGGCGTCTATAGCGAGCTGCTCGCCGGCAAGACCGTCAACGTCGAGGGCAAGCACATCCATGTCGAAGGCGGCAAGCTGCTGTTTCCTCCGGTGCAGTCGCCGCGTCCGCCGCTCTATTTCGGCGGCTCGTCGGATGCCGGCATCGACGTCGCCGTCGACACCGTCGACAAATACCTCACCTGGGGCGAACCGCCGGCCTTGGTCGCGGAGAAGATCGCGAAGGTGAGGGAGGTCGCCGCGGCTCGCGGTCGAAAACTATCCTTCGGCATCCGGCTCCACGTGATTGTCCGCGAGACCAATGACGCGGCCTGGCGTGCGGCGAATGAGCTGATCAAGCATGTCAGCGACGAGACCATCGCGACCGCGCAGAAGAACTTCGCGCGGATGGATTCGGTCGGCCAGCAGCGCATGGCGCAGCTCTATGGCGGCAAGCGCGACAAGCTCGAGATCGCCCCGAACCTGTGGGCCGGCGTCGGCCTCGTGCGTGGCGGCGCCGGCACGGCGCTGGTCGGCGACGCCCAGACGGTCGCGGCCCGCATCAAGGAGTATCAGGACATCGGCATCGATACCTTCATCATGTCGGGCTACCCGCATCTGGAGGAAGCCTATCGTTTTGCCGAGCTGGTGTTTCCGCTGCTCTCGCTGGAGCAGCCCAGCAACGTGACCAGGCTGCACTTCAACGGTGGCCCTTTTGGTGAAACGGTCGGCAGCGATTATCGTCCGCAGCAGCAGGTGTCGCAATCATGA
- a CDS encoding sulfonate ABC transporter substrate-binding protein, producing MRRIIQRLIAAIVLSIGIVAAAVGTSYGQDKVVRIGYQKYGKLVLLKSKGTLEPKLAADGYKVVWTEFPSGPPLLEALNVGAIDFGNTGEAPPIFAQAAGAPIQYVAYEPPAPKGEAILVPKDSPLKSVADLKGKKVALNKGSNVHYLLVKALEKAGVKYSEIEPVFLAPADARAAFERGAVDAWVIWDPFQAAAEAATGARTLADGTNIVANYQFYFSSKKFLEAHPDIVDAVLAELSAVDDWAKGDIHGVAAQLAPSIGLSVPVVEVALKRQSYGIKPLTDAVIADQQQVADAFFALNLIPKSIKISDVARKPGS from the coding sequence ATGAGGCGTATCATCCAGCGTCTGATCGCGGCCATCGTGCTGTCGATCGGCATCGTCGCCGCTGCGGTCGGCACCTCCTATGGGCAGGACAAGGTGGTCCGCATCGGCTACCAGAAATACGGCAAACTGGTGCTGCTCAAGAGCAAGGGCACGCTGGAGCCGAAGCTAGCTGCCGACGGCTACAAGGTGGTGTGGACCGAATTCCCCTCCGGCCCGCCGCTGCTCGAGGCGCTCAATGTCGGTGCGATCGATTTCGGCAACACCGGCGAAGCCCCGCCGATCTTCGCGCAGGCCGCCGGCGCGCCGATCCAGTATGTCGCCTACGAGCCGCCGGCCCCGAAGGGCGAGGCGATCCTGGTGCCGAAGGACAGCCCGCTGAAGTCCGTCGCCGACCTCAAGGGCAAGAAGGTCGCGCTCAACAAGGGCTCCAATGTCCATTACCTCCTGGTCAAGGCGCTGGAGAAAGCCGGCGTCAAATATTCCGAGATCGAGCCGGTGTTTCTCGCGCCGGCCGATGCGCGCGCCGCCTTCGAGCGCGGCGCGGTCGATGCATGGGTGATCTGGGATCCGTTCCAGGCCGCCGCGGAAGCCGCGACCGGCGCCCGCACGCTCGCTGACGGCACCAACATCGTCGCCAACTACCAGTTCTATTTCTCCTCGAAGAAATTCCTCGAGGCCCATCCTGATATCGTCGACGCCGTGCTGGCCGAGCTCAGCGCGGTGGACGATTGGGCCAAGGGCGATATCCACGGGGTTGCCGCGCAGCTGGCGCCGTCGATCGGCCTGTCAGTCCCGGTGGTCGAGGTCGCGCTGAAGCGGCAATCCTACGGCATCAAGCCGCTGACCGATGCCGTCATCGCCGATCAGCAACAGGTTGCGGACGCGTTCTTCGCGCTCAACCTGATCCCCAAATCCATCAAGATTTCCGACGTGGCGCGGAAGCCAGGATCATGA
- a CDS encoding sulfonate ABC transporter substrate-binding protein, whose translation MQRRDFLKLSVGTAAAAAFASHANAQATSQGAVKEIRIGYQKTGVLVVTRQQAALEKHFAPLGVDVKWVEFSSGPPMMEAMNVGSVDFGAVGDSPPVFAQAAGAAIVYAAGQPITNGQGILVPKDSPFRAIADLRGKRVGFTKGSSAHNIVVQTLEKAGLTYADITPVYLTPPDAGPAFANGSIEAWAIWDPYFAIGETKQGGRILINARDVTKTNSFFIANRDFAKSHGAVLQQIIDVASAAGRWAEQHRNEVAKSLAAITGVPLDIQTLAANRANFVVGPVTDDIVTTQQGVADRFHKLGLIPKPIVIRDIVWRNPAA comes from the coding sequence ATGCAACGTCGGGACTTTCTGAAACTATCCGTTGGAACTGCGGCAGCCGCCGCATTCGCTTCGCACGCCAACGCGCAAGCAACGTCGCAAGGTGCGGTGAAGGAAATTCGTATCGGCTACCAGAAGACCGGCGTGCTGGTTGTCACGCGTCAGCAGGCCGCCCTGGAAAAACATTTCGCGCCCTTGGGCGTCGACGTGAAATGGGTCGAGTTCTCGTCGGGGCCTCCGATGATGGAGGCGATGAATGTCGGCAGCGTCGATTTCGGTGCGGTCGGCGATTCCCCGCCGGTGTTCGCCCAGGCCGCGGGCGCGGCGATCGTCTATGCCGCCGGCCAGCCCATCACCAACGGGCAGGGCATCCTGGTGCCGAAGGATTCGCCGTTCCGCGCCATCGCGGACTTGAGGGGCAAGCGCGTCGGCTTCACCAAGGGATCCAGCGCCCACAACATCGTGGTGCAGACGCTGGAGAAAGCCGGCCTCACCTATGCCGACATCACGCCGGTCTATCTGACGCCGCCGGATGCCGGTCCCGCCTTTGCCAATGGCAGCATCGAAGCCTGGGCGATCTGGGATCCGTATTTCGCGATCGGCGAGACCAAGCAGGGCGGCCGCATCCTGATCAATGCGCGCGACGTCACCAAGACAAACTCCTTCTTCATCGCCAATCGCGATTTCGCGAAGAGCCACGGCGCAGTCCTGCAACAGATCATCGATGTGGCGAGCGCAGCTGGTCGATGGGCCGAACAGCACCGGAACGAGGTCGCCAAATCGCTCGCCGCGATCACCGGCGTCCCGCTGGACATCCAGACCCTCGCCGCCAATCGCGCGAATTTCGTGGTCGGCCCCGTCACCGACGACATCGTCACGACCCAGCAGGGTGTCGCCGACCGCTTCCACAAGCTCGGCCTGATCCCGAAGCCGATCGTGATCCGCGACATCGTCTGGCGCAACCCGGCAGCCTGA
- a CDS encoding cytochrome P450, protein MSTAPRIDIDPAAFWADPYPMLAKMRKEAPIAFVPQLGSTLLTSRDDISISEKQIDVFSSHQPAGLMNQLMGHNMMRKDGEAHQVERRAMFPTVSPKAVKAHWAALFQAHADRIIDAIEPGRIDFMRDFALPFSGECLKSITGLTNIGFADMDAWSQGMIEGIANYSGDPAVEARCHAATSGIDAAIDDILPVMRKHPDQSILGVLFASGMAMESVRANVKLAISGGQNEPRKAIAGTVWALLSHPDQLDLVRKGEVTWLQAFEEYARWISPIGMSPRRIAKPWTIRDVAFETDERVFLMFGSANRDEKHFVRADQFDARRDTAKSVAFGAGPHFCAGAWASRAMIADVALPTLFARAGRLEIADDEPVRIGGWAFRGLQNLPVRWLH, encoded by the coding sequence TTGAGCACCGCGCCGCGCATCGACATCGACCCGGCCGCATTCTGGGCCGACCCCTATCCGATGCTCGCCAAGATGCGGAAAGAGGCGCCGATCGCCTTCGTGCCGCAGCTCGGCTCGACGCTGCTGACGAGCCGCGACGATATCTCGATTTCCGAGAAGCAGATCGACGTGTTCTCCTCGCACCAGCCGGCAGGCCTGATGAACCAGCTGATGGGCCACAACATGATGCGCAAGGACGGCGAGGCGCACCAGGTCGAGCGCCGCGCGATGTTTCCGACGGTGTCGCCGAAGGCGGTGAAGGCGCACTGGGCCGCGCTGTTCCAGGCCCATGCCGACCGCATCATCGACGCGATCGAGCCCGGGCGGATCGATTTCATGCGCGACTTCGCGTTGCCGTTCTCCGGCGAATGCCTGAAGTCGATTACCGGCCTCACCAATATCGGCTTTGCGGACATGGACGCCTGGTCACAGGGCATGATCGAGGGCATCGCCAACTACAGCGGCGACCCAGCCGTCGAGGCGCGGTGTCATGCGGCCACGTCGGGCATCGATGCGGCGATCGACGACATCCTGCCGGTGATGCGCAAGCATCCCGACCAGAGCATCCTCGGCGTGCTGTTCGCCTCGGGCATGGCGATGGAGAGCGTGCGCGCCAACGTCAAGCTCGCGATATCCGGCGGCCAGAACGAGCCGCGCAAGGCGATCGCCGGCACGGTGTGGGCGCTGCTGAGCCATCCCGACCAGCTCGATCTCGTGCGCAAGGGCGAGGTGACGTGGCTCCAGGCCTTCGAGGAATATGCCCGCTGGATCTCGCCGATCGGCATGTCGCCGCGACGCATCGCAAAGCCGTGGACGATCCGAGACGTCGCATTCGAAACCGATGAACGCGTATTCCTCATGTTCGGCTCCGCTAATCGCGATGAGAAGCACTTCGTGCGCGCCGACCAGTTCGACGCGCGGCGTGATACGGCCAAGAGTGTCGCTTTCGGTGCTGGCCCGCATTTCTGCGCCGGCGCCTGGGCCTCGCGCGCCATGATCGCCGACGTCGCACTGCCGACCTTGTTCGCGCGTGCCGGCCGGCTCGAGATCGCCGACGACGAGCCGGTGCGGATCGGCGGATGGGCGTTCCGCGGGCTGCAAAATCTGCCGGTGAGGTGGCTGCACTAG
- a CDS encoding helix-turn-helix transcriptional regulator, with product MRPHGTPANPAAGDVTPAVLAIGRPDFPDILIDTLRRQAGVGHCMVFALSRAGAAHCLLDAGNIPIGGDLGAAYAGQFHQSDPNRDALFEGEGRATLVLPAFAPRMYGARYRKMFFVDSGIVDKCATAIWVDDTCFYVNFYRIAVQGRFSDAQRVRLEAIAPAISASVARHFQHGSAATTEQSLAGLFATRAPLASLTPREQDVCRRILSGFSSEAISQALGISLHSTLTYRKRAYERLGISSQSELFAIVLRLLAGPRGLN from the coding sequence ATGCGCCCTCACGGGACGCCCGCAAATCCGGCGGCTGGCGATGTTACGCCCGCGGTGCTTGCCATCGGTCGTCCGGATTTCCCTGATATCCTGATCGATACACTGCGCCGGCAGGCCGGGGTCGGGCATTGCATGGTGTTCGCGCTGAGCCGCGCGGGCGCCGCACACTGCCTGCTCGATGCCGGCAACATCCCGATCGGCGGCGATCTCGGCGCCGCCTATGCCGGGCAGTTCCACCAATCCGATCCCAACCGCGATGCGCTGTTCGAAGGCGAGGGCCGCGCGACGCTCGTGCTGCCCGCCTTCGCGCCGCGCATGTACGGCGCGCGCTACCGCAAAATGTTCTTTGTGGATTCCGGCATCGTCGACAAATGCGCGACCGCGATCTGGGTCGACGACACCTGCTTCTACGTCAATTTCTATCGCATCGCCGTCCAGGGCCGCTTCAGCGACGCCCAGCGTGTGCGGCTTGAGGCCATCGCACCGGCCATCAGTGCGAGCGTCGCACGCCATTTCCAGCACGGCTCGGCGGCGACGACCGAGCAGTCTCTCGCCGGGCTCTTCGCGACGCGCGCGCCGCTCGCCAGCCTCACCCCGCGCGAGCAGGACGTTTGCCGGCGCATCCTCTCGGGCTTCAGCTCCGAGGCGATCTCGCAGGCGCTCGGAATCAGCCTGCATTCGACGCTGACGTACCGCAAGCGCGCCTATGAGCGGCTCGGCATTTCCTCGCAGAGCGAGCTGTTTGCGATCGTGCTGCGCCTGCTCGCCGGCCCGCGCGGCCTGAACTGA
- a CDS encoding DUF2200 domain-containing protein, producing MTKHRIYTTSFASVYPLYVAKAEKKGRTKAEVDQVISWLTGYGQKELEAQLEQRTDFETFFAKAPKINPSRALITGVVCGVRVEDVQEPTMREIRYLDKLIDELAKGKAMDKILRTSAG from the coding sequence ATGACAAAACACCGGATCTACACCACCAGCTTCGCAAGCGTTTACCCGCTTTACGTTGCGAAGGCGGAGAAGAAAGGACGCACCAAAGCAGAGGTTGATCAGGTCATCTCCTGGTTGACAGGCTATGGTCAGAAGGAGCTGGAAGCTCAACTGGAACAGCGGACGGACTTCGAAACCTTCTTTGCGAAAGCCCCCAAGATCAATCCTTCGCGAGCCTTGATCACAGGCGTGGTTTGCGGCGTCCGGGTCGAGGATGTCCAAGAGCCAACGATGCGAGAGATCCGCTACCTGGACAAGCTGATCGATGAGCTGGCCAAGGGAAAAGCAATGGACAAGATTTTGCGGACAAGTGCTGGCTGA
- a CDS encoding LLM class flavin-dependent oxidoreductase has product MKFGIFYELQLPRPWVAGDELSLYQNALSQMELADQLGYDHAWVVEHHFLEEYSHSPSPESFLAAASQRTRNIRLGHGILQLTTNHPARVAERVAVLDLLSNGRCEFGMGESASITELTPFGRDMETKKEVFEEAVAAIFPMFKDAGSEHHGKYFDIPLRNVVPKPVQKPHPPLWMACSQLQTIERAGRHGFGALGFQFVSADAAHAWVHAYYNAMTKRLAKLADYEINPNMALVSFFMCAKTDEEARARADGATFFQFALRFYGASQNRQRPAPYTVNMWDEYNKWKRDNPEAQEAALRGGLIGSPETIRRKLKRFQGSHVDQVILLNQAGKNSHEHICESLELFGREVMPEFQNDPAQAAWKQGVMSGEIKLEEIDTEAFTDRYGKLAVNVAPAKAAAG; this is encoded by the coding sequence ATGAAGTTCGGCATCTTCTATGAGCTGCAACTGCCACGTCCGTGGGTGGCCGGCGACGAGCTCAGCCTCTACCAGAACGCGCTCTCGCAGATGGAACTGGCCGACCAGCTCGGCTACGACCACGCCTGGGTCGTCGAGCATCATTTTCTCGAAGAGTACTCGCACTCGCCCTCGCCGGAATCGTTCCTCGCGGCCGCAAGCCAGCGCACCAGGAACATCCGGCTCGGCCACGGCATCCTCCAGCTCACCACCAACCACCCGGCGCGTGTCGCCGAGCGCGTCGCAGTGCTCGACCTGCTCTCCAACGGGCGCTGCGAATTCGGCATGGGCGAGAGTGCCTCCATCACCGAGCTCACGCCGTTCGGCCGCGACATGGAGACCAAGAAAGAGGTGTTCGAGGAGGCCGTCGCCGCGATCTTCCCGATGTTCAAGGACGCGGGAAGCGAGCATCACGGCAAATATTTCGACATTCCCTTGCGAAACGTCGTCCCGAAGCCGGTGCAAAAACCGCATCCGCCCTTGTGGATGGCCTGCTCGCAATTACAGACCATCGAACGCGCGGGACGGCACGGCTTTGGCGCGCTCGGTTTCCAGTTCGTCAGCGCGGATGCCGCGCACGCCTGGGTGCACGCCTATTACAACGCCATGACCAAGCGTCTCGCCAAGCTTGCCGACTACGAGATCAACCCGAACATGGCGCTGGTGTCGTTCTTCATGTGCGCGAAGACGGATGAGGAGGCCCGCGCCCGCGCCGACGGCGCCACCTTCTTCCAGTTCGCGTTGCGCTTCTACGGCGCCTCGCAGAACCGCCAGCGTCCGGCGCCCTACACCGTCAACATGTGGGACGAGTACAACAAGTGGAAGCGCGACAACCCGGAGGCGCAGGAGGCGGCGCTGCGCGGCGGCCTGATCGGCTCGCCCGAAACCATCCGCAGGAAGCTGAAGCGCTTCCAGGGCTCGCACGTCGACCAGGTCATTTTGCTCAACCAAGCGGGCAAGAACAGCCACGAGCACATCTGCGAATCGCTGGAGCTGTTCGGCCGCGAGGTGATGCCGGAATTCCAGAATGATCCGGCGCAGGCGGCGTGGAAGCAAGGCGTCATGAGCGGCGAGATCAAGCTCGAGGAAATCGACACCGAGGCCTTCACCGACCGCTACGGCAAACTCGCCGTCAACGTTGCGCCGGCGAAGGCGGCGGCCGGGTAG
- a CDS encoding acyltransferase family protein, whose translation MLPSTAATPASERLHALDALRGGALLLGIVLHAAMSFVPATPRFWFIQDTHPSLLLGLLTFTIHVFRMTTFFLMAGFFARMSFHRRGVRGFVRDRLLRIGLPLVIGWLILFTPMYFIAIWASHFPNGGWSRSWPPVLPNFPLTHLWFIYVLLELYVAVLLLRGAFVWLDASGGWRAGIDRVFAGIMKSPLAPLVLAIPIGVAFCLDQRWINVMGVRTPDQSLITNAQAWIGFGTAFAIGWLLHRQIDLLRLIERRWLPHLLLAITLILISFVLVGAMTSAPGAPKLPFGFATLRLVSVILYAPAIWISTFAVLGLALRFMSGFSRTWRYLADASYWLYMIHLPIVMALQVALSQLDWPGLIKFGVLLIVALPPMLASYHLLVRFTFIGVVLNGRRAEKHLLPQGGIATA comes from the coding sequence ATGTTACCTTCGACCGCCGCTACCCCTGCATCGGAACGGCTGCACGCTCTTGATGCACTCAGGGGCGGCGCCCTGCTGCTCGGCATCGTCCTGCACGCGGCCATGTCGTTCGTGCCCGCCACGCCCCGGTTCTGGTTCATCCAGGACACCCATCCAAGCCTGCTCCTGGGCCTGCTGACCTTCACCATCCATGTCTTCCGGATGACGACCTTCTTCCTGATGGCGGGTTTCTTCGCCCGCATGAGCTTTCATCGCCGGGGCGTCAGGGGCTTCGTCCGCGACAGGCTCCTGAGAATCGGGCTGCCGCTCGTGATCGGTTGGCTGATCCTGTTCACGCCCATGTACTTCATCGCGATCTGGGCGTCTCATTTCCCGAACGGCGGCTGGTCCCGCAGCTGGCCACCGGTGCTGCCGAATTTCCCCCTGACCCATCTCTGGTTCATCTATGTGCTACTGGAGCTTTATGTCGCCGTGCTGCTGCTGCGCGGGGCATTTGTTTGGCTAGATGCGTCAGGCGGGTGGCGAGCGGGGATCGACCGCGTCTTCGCCGGGATCATGAAAAGTCCGCTGGCCCCCCTTGTTCTGGCAATCCCGATCGGCGTCGCCTTCTGTCTCGATCAACGCTGGATCAACGTGATGGGCGTGAGGACGCCGGATCAATCGCTCATCACCAACGCGCAGGCCTGGATCGGCTTCGGCACCGCCTTCGCGATCGGCTGGCTGCTGCATCGGCAGATCGATCTGCTGCGGCTGATTGAGCGGCGCTGGCTGCCGCATCTTCTGCTCGCAATCACTCTGATCCTGATCAGTTTCGTGCTGGTTGGGGCAATGACGTCCGCGCCGGGTGCACCGAAACTGCCTTTCGGCTTCGCCACGCTCCGGCTTGTCTCCGTGATCCTGTATGCGCCGGCGATATGGATTTCGACCTTCGCGGTCCTCGGCCTCGCCCTCCGCTTCATGTCCGGCTTCAGTCGGACGTGGCGCTATCTCGCCGATGCATCCTACTGGCTCTATATGATCCACCTGCCGATCGTGATGGCGCTGCAGGTTGCGCTGTCACAGCTCGACTGGCCCGGGCTGATCAAGTTCGGCGTTCTTCTCATCGTCGCGCTTCCTCCGATGCTGGCGAGCTATCATCTGCTGGTCCGGTTCACCTTCATCGGTGTGGTCCTGAATGGCCGCCGCGCCGAAAAGCACCTTCTCCCGCAAGGCGGAATTGCGACTGCGTAG